In Hermetia illucens chromosome 1, iHerIll2.2.curated.20191125, whole genome shotgun sequence, one genomic interval encodes:
- the LOC119647174 gene encoding histone-lysine N-methyltransferase SETMAR-like, translating into MAAFVPSEDHIRHCMLFHFHASLNAAAATRKICDTYGEVLEVNKCQSWYRKFAAGDYGLNNMPRSGRPVQFDEDALKSLVEADPRLTIQELSRSLQSTWSTVQRHLHQVAKKCRQGVWTPHELSESNKDQRRTICTSLFTRLNSDPFLNRIVTGDEKWILYDNVKRSRQWLSANQAPRPTSRPTLTMRKVLLSIWWDCSGIIHFELVRAGETITADSYCSQLERLQSKLIEKRPALINRRGVILQHDNAQPHTARITQEKIKELGWEVLLHPPYSPDIAPSDYHLFRSLEHSLRNKTFNSVTDVERHLQSYFASRPADFYRNGIENLRSRWRTVIDNDGDYIID; encoded by the coding sequence ATGGCGGCATTTGTACCATCAGAGGACCATATACGGCATTGCATGTTGTTTCATTTTCACGCTAGTTTGAACGCAGCTGCTGCGACTAGAAAAATTTGCGATACGTATGGCGAAGTGTTGGAAGTTAACAAGTGTCAAAGTTGGTATAGAAAATTTGCCGCAGGTGATTATGGCCTTAATAATATGCCGCGAAGTGGCCGACCCGTACAGTTCGACGAAGACGCGCTGAAGTCGCTAGTGGAAGCAGATCCGAGATTGACCATACAGGAATTATCGAGAAGCCTACAATCAACCTGGTCAACCGTACAAAGACACTTACATCAAGTCGCCAAAAAGTGTAGACAAGGTGTTTGGACTCCACATGAATTAAGCGAAAGCAATAAGGACCAGCGACGAACAATTTGCACATCTTTATTTACGAGACTGAACTCAGATCCATTTTTAAACAGGATCGTAACtggtgacgaaaagtggatcCTGTACGATAATGTAAAACGCTCTAGACAGTGGCTTTCAGCAAATCAGGCGCCAAGACCGACATCAAGACCAACATTGACAATGAGGAAGGTTTTACTCTCAATTTGGTGGGATTGCAGTGGAATCATACACTTCGAGCTAGTGAGAGCAGGCGAAACGATAACAGCAGACTCATATTGTTCACAATTGGAACGACTTCAATCAAAGCTAATTGAAAAACGGCCAGCTCTAATCAATAGAAGAGGAgtcattttgcaacatgacaatgcccaGCCTCACACAGCAAGAATCAcgcaagaaaaaataaaggagTTAGGATGGGAAGTTCTACTTCATCCACCTTATTCACCAGATATTGCCCCATCGGATTATCATTTGTTTCGGTCGCTGGAACATTCCTTACGAAATAAAACTTTCAACTCTGTCACCGACGTCGAAAGGCACCTTCAGTCATATTTTGCTTCACGGCCGGCAGATTTCTACAGGAatggaattgaaaatttgcgcAGCAGATGGCGAACTGTTATTGATAATGATGGAGATTATATAATtgattaa